The region GCGCCGTTGGAGGACCCCGCATGCACACAGAGCCGTACCAGGTGGATGCGGGGCTGCCGGACCGGACGCTCCGCAATGAGACGCTGATCGTCCTGGCGCTCTCGCTCGGCGCCAGCGGGGTGTCCGCGCTGATCAGCTTCATCGGCTCGGTCACCAAGCCGGGCGCGCTCAAGAACCAGTCGGCGACGCTGGTCGGCTCCTACGCGCCCAACCGGCCCTGGCTCGACCTGGCCTGGCAGGTCTTCTCCATCGCCAGCGCGCTGGCCCCGGTCGCCCTGGTCGCCTATCTGCTCGGCCGCGAGCGGGCCGGCATGCGGGCTATCGGGTTCGACCTGAGCCGCCCGCGCCGCGACCTGGCCTGGGGCGCCGCCGTCGCCGCGGTGATCGGCGGCACCGGCCTGGCCTTCTACCTGGGCGCGCGGCAGGCCGGCTTCAACCTGACGGTGGTGCCCGAGTCGCTGCCGAACGTCTGGTGGAAGATCCCGGTGCTGATCGCCTCCGCCGTGCAGAACGCGGTGCTCGAAGAGGTGATCGTGGTCGGCTACCTGCTGCGCCGGCTCGACCGGCTCGGCTGGACCCCGGTGGCCGCGCTCGCCGCCAGCGCCGTGCTGCGCGGCTCCTACCACCTCTACCAGGGCATCGGCGGCTTCGTCGGCAACATGGCGATGGGCGTGGTCTTCGTGCTGCTCTACCGCCGCTGGGGCCGGGTCGGCCCGCTGGTCGCCGCGCACTCCCTGATCGACACGGTCGCCTTCGTCGGCTACGCCCTGCTGGCGGGGAAGGTCGGCTGGCTGCCCACCGGCTGACCGGCCGCTCCGGCCCGCCCCGCCGCTACGGCACGGCGTGCAGTTCGCCGTCGATCACCGTGACCGCGGAGCCGGTCAGCAGCACCCGGTCGCCGTGCAGGCGGGTGCCGACCAGGCCGCCGCGTGCCGAGGCCTGGAGGCCGGTCAGCCCGGTGCGGCCGAGCCGGGCCGACCAGAACGGCGCGAGCGCGGTGTGCGCGCTGCCGGTGACCGGGTCCTCGTCGATGCCGACCGCGGGGAAGAAGCCGCGGGAGACGAAGTCGTAGCCGGCCGCGGGATCGGCCGCCGCCGCGGTGGCGACCACCCCGCGCCGCGACAGCCGGGCCAGCGCCGCGAAGTCCGGGGCCAGGGCGCGTACCACCGCCTCGTCGGCGACCTCGACCAGCAGGTCACCGCAGTCGGGGCCGGTGTCGAGCACGGTCAGCGCCGCCGCGCCCAGCGCCTCGGCCAGGCCGTCGGGCAGGGCCACGGGGGTCAGCGGGGCGGCGGGGAAGTCCAGGGTGATCGAGCCGTCGCCGCCGGCGTCCGCGGTCAGCACCCCGGCGCGGGTGCGGAAGGCGATCACGTCGTGCGCGGCGCCCGTCGTCCGCAGCACGTGCGCGGTGGCCAGCGTCGCGTGGCCGCACAGCCCCACCTCCGTGGCCGGGGTGAACCAGCGCAGCGCCCACCCGGCGTCCCGCGCACCCGTCAGCGGGTGCGCGAACGCGGTCTCGGACAGATTGACCTCGGCGGCGACCTGCTGCATCCAGCGGTCGCCGGGAAAGCCGTCGGAGTCCAGCAGCAGCACCCCGGCGGGATTTCCGGCGAAGGGCCGGTCGGTGAAGGCGTCGACGATACGGATACGCATGGCGTGAGCGTAGGCGACGGCGGCCCGCGCGTCCGGCCGCGAACCCCGAGGGCGGCCGGGACGGGGGACGGACGGGTGAACGCCCGGCGGCGGGACCCCGGCCGGGCCGCCCCGAGGTCAGTGCTTGGCCTGGTTGAAGCGCACCTCGTTGCCCGCCGGGTCGCGGAAGGAGCAGTCGCGTACGCCGTACGGCTGGTCGGTCGGCTCCTGGACGACGTCCGCGCCGGCCGCCTGGATGCGCTCGAAGGTCGCGTCGCAGTCGTCGGTCCAGAACACCACGCGCGCGTACACGCCCTTGGCCATCAGGTCGGCCACCGCGTCGCGGTCGGCCGGTGACATGTTCGGGTTCGCGGCCGGCGGTTCGAGCACGATGTCGACCTCGGGCTGGGACGGAGCGCCGACGGTGACCCAGCGCATCTTTTCGTAGCCGACGTCGTTGCGGACCTCGAGGCCGAGGATGTCGCGGTAGAACTCGACGGCCTTGTCGTGGTCGTCGACCGCCAGGAAGGTGTGCGAAAGTCGGATGTCCATGCAGGTCACGCTACGACAGGACCGGCCGCCCGGACTTCTTTGTTCCTGACCGGATTCCCGGCCGGATTCCTCACCGGCCGGGTGACCATTCTCGCGACGCAGGCCGGCAGCGCGGACAGCTCGGAGTGGTTGCGCGCCCGGTACGCGCTCGGGGTCTCGCCGACCAGCTCGGTGAAGCGGGAGCTGAACGACCCGAGCGAGGTGCTGCCGACCGCCATGCACACATCGGTGACCGTCATGTCGCCGCGCCGCAGCAGGGCCTTCGCGCGCTCGATCCTGCGGGTCATCAGGTAGGCGTACGGGGTCTCGCCGAACGCCGAGCGGAAGCTGCGGGAGAAGTGGCCGGGCGACATGAGCGCCTCGCGGGCCAGCGCCGCCACGTCGAGCGGGCGCGCGTAGTCGCGGTCCATTCGGTCGCGGGAGCGCCGCAGCCTCACCAGATCCGCCCTGTCCATGTCCTCAGTATGCCCGAGGGGTCCGACAGCGCCGGGATCCCTCGCGTGGCCTGGGTGTTTGCCTTCCGAACAGTTCCGATATATCGTTGAGGCATCGCGAACGCTCACGATAGGAGAATGATATGTACGGGCATTCACATGGACACGACAACGGTCCCGGCCGGCGCGGCTGGGGCGAGCACGAAGGACGCAGGGCCGC is a window of Streptomyces sp. NBC_01477 DNA encoding:
- a CDS encoding helix-turn-helix transcriptional regulator; this translates as MDRADLVRLRRSRDRMDRDYARPLDVAALAREALMSPGHFSRSFRSAFGETPYAYLMTRRIERAKALLRRGDMTVTDVCMAVGSTSLGSFSSRFTELVGETPSAYRARNHSELSALPACVARMVTRPVRNPAGNPVRNKEVRAAGPVVA
- a CDS encoding CPBP family intramembrane glutamic endopeptidase, yielding MHTEPYQVDAGLPDRTLRNETLIVLALSLGASGVSALISFIGSVTKPGALKNQSATLVGSYAPNRPWLDLAWQVFSIASALAPVALVAYLLGRERAGMRAIGFDLSRPRRDLAWGAAVAAVIGGTGLAFYLGARQAGFNLTVVPESLPNVWWKIPVLIASAVQNAVLEEVIVVGYLLRRLDRLGWTPVAALAASAVLRGSYHLYQGIGGFVGNMAMGVVFVLLYRRWGRVGPLVAAHSLIDTVAFVGYALLAGKVGWLPTG
- a CDS encoding PhzF family phenazine biosynthesis protein, translating into MRIRIVDAFTDRPFAGNPAGVLLLDSDGFPGDRWMQQVAAEVNLSETAFAHPLTGARDAGWALRWFTPATEVGLCGHATLATAHVLRTTGAAHDVIAFRTRAGVLTADAGGDGSITLDFPAAPLTPVALPDGLAEALGAAALTVLDTGPDCGDLLVEVADEAVVRALAPDFAALARLSRRGVVATAAAADPAAGYDFVSRGFFPAVGIDEDPVTGSAHTALAPFWSARLGRTGLTGLQASARGGLVGTRLHGDRVLLTGSAVTVIDGELHAVP
- a CDS encoding VOC family protein; amino-acid sequence: MDIRLSHTFLAVDDHDKAVEFYRDILGLEVRNDVGYEKMRWVTVGAPSQPEVDIVLEPPAANPNMSPADRDAVADLMAKGVYARVVFWTDDCDATFERIQAAGADVVQEPTDQPYGVRDCSFRDPAGNEVRFNQAKH